The DNA region TCCATTTCATCGCAGCAAACTCCATTGGAGACCGGACATCCAACAGGATGTAATCTTCACTGTTTTGCATCATGTTCCAGACTTGTTCAGGAGGGGCCGACTCTGCTGTGCCATCCAGCTTATTCCTGGCAATATTTGCCGCCGTAATGAGGCTGTCCATGGCAGCGGAAAAAGGAGGTGCGTAAGCAAGATCATAGGATGATATTTCCTCGATGGAAGCGCGGTTTTTCATGGCGGCAACGACTATATCTGCCCTCTTGGCCACGTCTCCCAACCCTACAATCTGGGAGCCGAAGAGACATCCGGTTTTTCTGTCTACAATCAATTTTATGATGATCTGCTTTGATTCCGGATGAAAATGTGCTCGATCCCGTGACGGGCTTATGACCGTAATGTAATCGTATCCTGCTGCTTTTGCTTCTGTTTCCGTTAAACCCGACCGAGCCATATTGTAATCTTTGAACCGGAAAATAGCGGTGCCCAAAACACCCTCGAACACAGAACTTTTCCCGCAAATGTTGTCCGCAATGATACGCCCGTGCTTATTTGCCGTCGAACCCATCGGGGCATAAACGGCCCTGCCTGTGATCATATTTCTATTTTCAACACAATCACCGCCGGCATAAATCAATGGATCGGAGGTTTGCATATGGCGGTTCACCCGGATGGCCCCCGTCCGGCCAATATCAAGCCCCGCCTTTACCGCAAGAGACGTGTTGGGTCTGACACCGACGGATAGAATGACCATATCTGCGGAAATCTCCCGGCCGCTGGAAATGGCCCCTCTTACACATCCGGAATCGTCTCCCAGGAAAGCTGAGACTCTGCTGTTCAGCATCAACGTGACACCACCCTTTGTAATTTCTTTCTGTAAATTGAAAACCATTTCCCGATCAAATAGAGTCGGCATAAGGGTGTTCTGCATTTCGATGACCGTCACTCGAATGCCCCGTTTTAAAAGGGCATCGGCGACCTCAAGCCCTATCAGTCCCGCTCCCACGATCACAGCACTTTTGATTCCGCTGCCTCTCATAGCCGCTTTGATCATGCGAACATCATCCATTGTCGATAATAAATAGATATTCTTCAGATTCCTGTTCTCTATGTCGGGCATGACCGGCATGCTTCCTGTCGCCAGCACCAAGCGATCGTATGGGATCTCTTTTATTCCGCTCACATAACGGTTTTCCACCAAAACGACTTTACAATCTCGGTCGATATCCTTCACACGGGTGTTCGTGTTGACCTTGACCGCTTTGAACGAATTGAAATAACTCGCATCCCTCACTACGCCGTTTGAGGTGCTCATGAGTTCGCGTTCGCTTCTGACCTCACCTGACAGATAAAACGGCATACCGCAGCCAGCATAGGATACCTCCGCGCCCAATTCAAAAACGTTTACGTCCGCATCCGGATTCAATCTCTTGATGCGTGCGGCCGCCTTTGCACCACAGGCATTTCCGCCTACAATGACGATTTTGTCCCTGCTCATCTTCCAGTTCCTCTGTTTCCCCAATATTTTTTAATGAGTCATTGATGAGTTGACCTATTTATACAACTTTAACTGTCTTCAAGATCCTTAGTGATCGCTCCCGGGTCAATAAGACCAATGACAGGCAGCCTGCTATAAAAACTAATCCTGCAAAAATATAATAAGCATAATCAAAGGACCGGGTATGCTGCAGGATGAAGCCGACCAAGATCGGGGCAATTATCCCGGCCAGTGAACTCCATGCCAACATGATGCCCGTTACTTTTGGTGCGTCGCCACGATTGAAGATTTCCATGGGAAGCGTATAAATGATGCCGTAGGATCCAAAGCAGAAGAAGGTTGCAAGAGAAAAACCCCACAAGCAGTTACTTAAGGAAGATGCGATAACCCCATAAATAGTGAAAGGAACGGCCATAAACAGAGTGAGTGCGAGCCAAAGACTTCGGTCCTTACCGAAACGATCTGACAACCATCCCATAACGAAGAGTCCTGCAGTGGCACTAATCATTGGAATTGCAGCATATAGACCGGATGACATGAGATTGGAACCGCGGGCTATGCTGAAATACGTGGGAAGCCAATTGAGATTTCCCCACAAATACATGGCTGCTGCGAAGTATAGGATGTTCAGAACCCACACCCATGGATTCATCATAAGTTCTTTCATGGTAGAACCGGCTTCATCATCTATGTTGTTGCCATCGTGTAACCGTTGGGCATCTTTGATGCTTCTCAGCTCTGCCGGTGAGACTTTGGGGTGATCTTCCGGTCGGTCCCGTACAATCTTCCAGGAAAGCACAGCGACGACCAAGCCAAGAACCGCAAATACGAGAAATACGCTCCGCCAGCCATAGGTGCTGATAACAGCCGCGCTAGCCACGTTTCCCAGCAAAACACCAACGGGAATAGCCGCCAGCCACATGGCCTGTGCAATCCCCCTCTCCCTGGGGGGCATCCATAGATTGACGAGATTAGCATTGGCAGAAAACATGGGTCCTTCACACATGCCGAACAAGATACGAATGACAAGCAGGCTCGCAAATGACCAGGCGATGCCGGTCAGGCCGGTCATAACGGACCACAGAACAATTATGCATGTTAACAATGCACGGGAAGAGAACCGCTGTACTATGAAGCCGGCCGGAAAACTGAGTATCGTATAGCCAATGGTGAATCCTGCCATCACGATTCCGAGTTGTGTCGGTGTGATGCCAAACTCAGCCATAATCATGGGCGCTGCCACTGCGAGATTCACTCGATCGAAAAATGAAACGAGTACGACGATAAACAACCATATGAGCATCAGGAAACGGAATTTCATTTGTTCATATCCCCTTAAGATGTGATCTTTAACTGCCGGTCTAGAGTCATCTGATTCATGCAGTTACCGAAGAGTTACATGATCCACCACAATGGCCATCCATTCCCCCTATGCCACTTACCATCCTTGTCGATGTAAAACCGGTCGTCCATGTTGGGGTCGTACCGACCGCCCAATTTCTCAAGGATCCACTCGGACGCAAGACTGAAGAATTCGCTGGCCACGCCTCCCAGCGGATGAAATTCGTTTTCCCAGACCCACAGCTCCTTTGGGCAGGGAGCGGATTCGTACATCATCAGTCCCCTTTCCAGGGGATCGAGTTCGTCAAACTCTCCAACGGACATGAGATAGGGACATTTGATTTTCGGGATAAGATCGACCAGGCTCATACCGTTCGTAAATTTCTCGTCAAACTCCGCCTCGCTCTCGATTCCGGACATGAACATGAAGTTGATTTTATAGCTTGGCTGGGCGATGTTGAAGAGAACGTCTTTCGGACCGTAACATCCCAGACCCGTCGCACACGCCTTCAGGCGGGGCTCATGGGAGGCGATCCGCGATCCCCAGTAGGATCCCATGCTCACACCCATGGCGGCTATCTTTTCGCTGTCGATTTCCGGACGCTCGACAAGATAATCGACAACGGCGGATGCCGCTTTTTCATAATTGTCGATTGTTACCTTCAGACCGTGGAGAAGGGTTTCACCCTGCCCCGGTCCGTCAATCGCCATGACGGCCACGCCGCGGGAGACATAGTATCGCTTTGCAATTACGTGCCATTCCTCCTTGACCATATCCATTCCGGGAACGAGCAGAACACACGGCACCTTTCCCGATTTCGCCGGCAGATGAAGAATCGCGTAGACTTTCTTGCCTTCAAAAGGGATTTCCACTCTTTCGATGGGTGTAGGGCTGAGCTGCATGACTTTCTGATAGCAGCCGACCCCTTTGGTATGGAGCGCCGTCTTGCGCGGATCGTCCCGGAAATAGGTATATTGGGCTCTCAGATAAAGATAGGCGGCCCG from Syntrophaceae bacterium includes:
- a CDS encoding FAD-dependent oxidoreductase codes for the protein MSRDKIVIVGGNACGAKAAARIKRLNPDADVNVFELGAEVSYAGCGMPFYLSGEVRSERELMSTSNGVVRDASYFNSFKAVKVNTNTRVKDIDRDCKVVLVENRYVSGIKEIPYDRLVLATGSMPVMPDIENRNLKNIYLLSTMDDVRMIKAAMRGSGIKSAVIVGAGLIGLEVADALLKRGIRVTVIEMQNTLMPTLFDREMVFNLQKEITKGGVTLMLNSRVSAFLGDDSGCVRGAISSGREISADMVILSVGVRPNTSLAVKAGLDIGRTGAIRVNRHMQTSDPLIYAGGDCVENRNMITGRAVYAPMGSTANKHGRIIADNICGKSSVFEGVLGTAIFRFKDYNMARSGLTETEAKAAGYDYITVISPSRDRAHFHPESKQIIIKLIVDRKTGCLFGSQIVGLGDVAKRADIVVAAMKNRASIEEISSYDLAYAPPFSAAMDSLITAANIARNKLDGTAESAPPEQVWNMMQNSEDYILLDVRSPMEFAAMKWTDPHVVNIPLEQLRNEIGRIPRDKTIITLCQVGIRSYEAQRILSCSGFTNVKFMDGGFSCWAYEAAS
- a CDS encoding MFS transporter; translation: MKFRFLMLIWLFIVVLVSFFDRVNLAVAAPMIMAEFGITPTQLGIVMAGFTIGYTILSFPAGFIVQRFSSRALLTCIIVLWSVMTGLTGIAWSFASLLVIRILFGMCEGPMFSANANLVNLWMPPRERGIAQAMWLAAIPVGVLLGNVASAAVISTYGWRSVFLVFAVLGLVVAVLSWKIVRDRPEDHPKVSPAELRSIKDAQRLHDGNNIDDEAGSTMKELMMNPWVWVLNILYFAAAMYLWGNLNWLPTYFSIARGSNLMSSGLYAAIPMISATAGLFVMGWLSDRFGKDRSLWLALTLFMAVPFTIYGVIASSLSNCLWGFSLATFFCFGSYGIIYTLPMEIFNRGDAPKVTGIMLAWSSLAGIIAPILVGFILQHTRSFDYAYYIFAGLVFIAGCLSLVLLTRERSLRILKTVKVV
- a CDS encoding alpha/beta hydrolase codes for the protein MDRKGQLWVLQTLMGMVGFDVQHPGSQSFAEALGYNHADMLKIIEQMKTGAMSTKYLTMVAGENETRAMNAEERGYQLSASELYQRAAYLYLRAQYTYFRDDPRKTALHTKGVGCYQKVMQLSPTPIERVEIPFEGKKVYAILHLPAKSGKVPCVLLVPGMDMVKEEWHVIAKRYYVSRGVAVMAIDGPGQGETLLHGLKVTIDNYEKAASAVVDYLVERPEIDSEKIAAMGVSMGSYWGSRIASHEPRLKACATGLGCYGPKDVLFNIAQPSYKINFMFMSGIESEAEFDEKFTNGMSLVDLIPKIKCPYLMSVGEFDELDPLERGLMMYESAPCPKELWVWENEFHPLGGVASEFFSLASEWILEKLGGRYDPNMDDRFYIDKDGKWHRGNGWPLWWIM